Proteins encoded together in one Oceanobacillus iheyensis HTE831 window:
- the sucC gene encoding ADP-forming succinate--CoA ligase subunit beta, with translation MNIHEYQGKQVLREYGVKVPNGYVAYTVDEAVQAAEKLGTSVNVVKAQIHAGGRGKAGGVKVAKSLDEVRTYADEILGKTLVTHQTGPEGKEVKRLLIEEGCDIQKEYYVGVVLDRATSRVVMMASEEGGTEIEEVAEATPEKIFKEVIDPVVGLTPFQARRLAFNINIPEDLLGKAVKFMSGLYDAFVAKDCSIAEINPLVTTGDGEVLALDAKLNFDDNALYRHKDIQDLRDFEEEDEKEIQASKYDLSYVSLDGNIGCMVNGAGLAMSTMDIIKHYGGDPANFLDVGGGATAEKVTEAFKIILSDKNVKGIFVNIFGGIMKCDVIAEGVVEATKQIGLEIPLVVRLEGTNVDAGKKILDESGLNITTATSMADGAEKIVAAVK, from the coding sequence ATGAACATTCACGAGTATCAAGGTAAACAAGTTTTACGGGAATATGGGGTTAAGGTTCCTAACGGCTATGTTGCATATACAGTGGACGAAGCTGTACAAGCTGCGGAAAAGCTCGGAACATCTGTAAACGTTGTCAAAGCACAGATTCATGCTGGTGGCCGCGGTAAAGCAGGTGGAGTTAAAGTTGCGAAAAGTCTTGATGAAGTTCGTACATATGCGGATGAAATATTAGGAAAGACATTAGTAACTCATCAAACTGGACCTGAAGGAAAAGAAGTAAAACGTTTACTAATTGAAGAAGGCTGTGACATTCAAAAGGAATATTATGTTGGGGTAGTATTAGATCGTGCAACTTCTAGAGTTGTTATGATGGCTTCTGAAGAAGGTGGAACTGAGATTGAAGAAGTTGCTGAAGCAACTCCAGAAAAAATCTTTAAAGAAGTTATTGATCCAGTTGTTGGATTGACACCATTCCAAGCTAGAAGACTAGCATTTAATATTAATATTCCTGAAGATTTACTAGGAAAAGCAGTTAAATTTATGTCTGGTCTTTATGATGCTTTTGTTGCAAAAGATTGCTCTATTGCTGAAATTAATCCATTAGTAACAACTGGTGATGGTGAAGTATTAGCGCTCGATGCAAAATTAAACTTTGATGATAATGCTCTTTATCGTCATAAAGATATTCAAGATTTAAGAGACTTTGAAGAAGAAGACGAAAAAGAAATCCAAGCTTCTAAATATGACTTAAGCTATGTTTCTCTTGATGGAAATATTGGTTGTATGGTAAACGGAGCAGGACTAGCTATGTCTACTATGGATATTATTAAACATTATGGCGGCGATCCGGCTAACTTCCTTGATGTAGGGGGCGGTGCTACTGCAGAAAAAGTAACAGAAGCGTTTAAAATTATTCTTTCAGATAAAAACGTAAAAGGTATTTTTGTTAATATCTTTGGTGGAATTATGAAGTGTGATGTAATTGCTGAAGGTGTTGTTGAAGCTACGAAACAAATTGGATTAGAGATTCCACTAGTTGTACGTCTTGAAGGTACAAATGTTGACGCAGGTAAGAAAATTTTAGATGAATCTGGCTTAAACATTACTACTGCAACATCTATGGCTGATGGAGCAGAGAAAATTGTTGCTGCAGTAAAATAA
- the topA gene encoding type I DNA topoisomerase, translating into MSDYLVIVESPAKAKTIERYLGKKYTVKASMGHIRDLPKSQTGVDVENNFTPKYITIRGKGDVLKELRKAAKKAKKIYLAADPDREGEAIAWHLAYILGVDPSSNCRVVFNEITKEAIKESFKHPRAIDLDLVDAQQARRVLDRLVGYNISPLLWKKVKKGLSAGRVQSVALKMIIDREKEIQNFKPEEYWSIDAKFQKDKEIFDGSFYGINGKKVALKNEQDVKDIKQQLNGKKFAVDKVKKRERKKNPALPFTTSSLQQEAARKLNFRAKKTMMIAQQLYEGIDLGKKSGGITGLITYMRTDSTRISNTAKDEAKNYIVDNYGEKYLGKQASTKNKEGAQDAHEAIRPTSALRDPKNLKNILSRDQFRLYKLIWERFVASQMAPAVMDTMTVHLLNNNIEFRATGSKIKFKGFMKVYVEGNDDNKKTEDKLLPELEEGMEVDSKEIKPNQHFTQPPPRYTDARLVRTMEEIGIGRPSTYAPTLDTIQRRGYVTMDNKRFIPTELGEIKCDLMIEFFPEVVDADFTAKMEDDLDSIEEGNIEWKQIIDSFYKDFKVRLDKAEDEMEKVEIKDEPAGIDCENCGHEMVYKMGRYGKFLACSNFPECRNTKPILKEIGVDCPKCEEGNVVERKSKKKRTFYGCDRFPECDFVSWDKPIARKCPKCESMLVEKKNKKETQVQCTNCEYKEVAQT; encoded by the coding sequence ATGTCAGATTATTTAGTTATCGTTGAATCACCTGCAAAAGCAAAAACGATTGAACGATATTTAGGGAAAAAATATACCGTAAAGGCTTCCATGGGTCACATTCGTGATTTACCTAAAAGTCAAACGGGTGTAGACGTTGAAAATAATTTCACTCCGAAATATATAACCATTCGTGGTAAGGGTGATGTTCTTAAAGAATTACGAAAAGCAGCAAAAAAAGCAAAAAAAATCTATCTTGCTGCCGACCCGGATAGAGAAGGGGAAGCGATTGCTTGGCATCTTGCATATATTTTAGGTGTCGATCCATCTTCAAATTGTCGTGTTGTTTTTAATGAAATTACCAAAGAGGCAATTAAAGAGTCATTCAAACATCCACGAGCAATTGACCTAGATTTAGTAGATGCTCAACAAGCTAGAAGAGTCCTTGATCGATTGGTTGGATATAATATTAGTCCTTTATTATGGAAAAAAGTGAAAAAAGGATTAAGCGCAGGAAGAGTACAATCTGTTGCTTTGAAGATGATTATAGATCGAGAAAAAGAAATACAAAATTTCAAACCAGAAGAATATTGGTCTATAGATGCAAAATTCCAAAAGGATAAAGAAATTTTTGACGGATCTTTTTATGGAATAAACGGAAAAAAAGTAGCATTAAAAAACGAACAAGATGTAAAAGATATCAAGCAACAATTAAACGGGAAGAAATTTGCAGTGGATAAGGTTAAGAAAAGGGAAAGAAAGAAAAATCCTGCCTTACCCTTCACTACTTCATCTCTTCAACAAGAAGCTGCTAGAAAGTTAAACTTCCGTGCGAAGAAGACGATGATGATTGCTCAACAGCTTTATGAAGGTATTGACCTAGGGAAAAAATCCGGGGGGATTACTGGTTTAATCACATATATGCGTACTGATTCTACTCGTATATCCAATACAGCAAAAGATGAAGCGAAAAACTACATTGTAGATAATTATGGTGAGAAGTATCTAGGTAAGCAAGCATCAACGAAGAATAAAGAAGGAGCACAAGATGCTCATGAGGCAATTCGCCCAACTTCTGCGTTAAGAGATCCGAAAAACTTAAAGAATATTTTATCGAGAGATCAATTCCGATTATATAAATTGATATGGGAACGGTTTGTAGCAAGTCAAATGGCTCCGGCAGTAATGGATACGATGACCGTTCATTTATTAAATAATAATATCGAATTTCGAGCAACTGGCTCAAAAATTAAGTTTAAAGGATTCATGAAAGTTTATGTGGAAGGTAATGATGATAACAAGAAAACGGAAGATAAGTTATTACCTGAATTAGAAGAGGGTATGGAAGTAGATTCAAAAGAAATTAAACCGAATCAGCATTTTACACAGCCACCTCCACGATATACAGACGCACGTCTTGTGCGAACGATGGAAGAAATAGGTATTGGAAGACCGTCTACTTATGCACCTACACTAGATACGATTCAACGTAGGGGTTATGTAACGATGGATAATAAGCGTTTCATTCCGACTGAGCTTGGCGAAATTAAATGTGATCTCATGATTGAATTTTTCCCTGAAGTAGTTGACGCAGATTTCACTGCAAAAATGGAAGATGATTTAGACTCTATTGAAGAAGGGAATATAGAGTGGAAACAAATTATTGATAGCTTTTATAAAGATTTCAAAGTAAGACTGGATAAGGCAGAAGACGAGATGGAAAAAGTTGAAATAAAAGATGAACCAGCAGGGATTGATTGTGAGAATTGCGGTCATGAAATGGTTTATAAGATGGGGAGATATGGTAAATTCCTCGCTTGTTCAAACTTTCCGGAATGTCGCAATACAAAACCGATCTTAAAAGAAATTGGTGTTGATTGCCCGAAATGCGAAGAAGGCAATGTGGTTGAACGAAAATCAAAGAAAAAACGAACATTCTATGGTTGTGATCGCTTCCCTGAATGTGACTTTGTTTCCTGGGACAAACCCATTGCTAGAAAATGTCCAAAATGTGAATCTATGTTAGTAGAGAAAAAGAATAAAAAAGAAACTCAAGTACAGTGTACAAATTGTGAATATAAAGAAGTAGCCCAGACTTAA
- the hslV gene encoding ATP-dependent protease subunit HslV codes for MTMEMHATTIFAVQHQGQSAMCGDGQVTLGNSVVMKHKAKKVRTLYNGKVLAGFAGSVADAFTLFEKFETKLQSFNGNLTRASVELAQEWRSDKVLRKLEAMLIVMNKEHMYLVSGTGEVIEPDDGILAIGSGGNYALSAGRALVRYADNMSAADIARSALEVAGEICVFTNDQITLEVLE; via the coding sequence ATGACAATGGAAATGCATGCAACAACTATTTTTGCTGTGCAACACCAAGGTCAAAGTGCCATGTGTGGAGACGGTCAAGTAACATTGGGAAATTCCGTCGTAATGAAGCACAAGGCGAAAAAAGTTCGAACGCTCTATAATGGAAAAGTTCTTGCAGGGTTTGCTGGTTCGGTAGCGGATGCGTTTACCTTGTTCGAAAAATTTGAAACTAAGTTACAATCATTTAATGGTAATTTAACAAGAGCTTCGGTAGAACTAGCTCAAGAATGGCGCTCAGATAAAGTACTTCGTAAATTAGAAGCAATGTTAATTGTGATGAATAAAGAACATATGTATTTGGTATCTGGAACTGGTGAAGTGATTGAACCTGATGATGGTATATTAGCTATTGGGTCAGGTGGGAATTATGCTTTAAGTGCTGGAAGGGCGCTTGTCAGATATGCTGACAATATGTCAGCTGCGGATATAGCCCGTTCGGCATTAGAAGTTGCAGGAGAAATATGTGTGTTCACTAATGATCAAATAACCTTAGAAGTACTTGAATAA
- the fliE gene encoding flagellar hook-basal body complex protein FliE, whose product MTISIMGNNVTPIQPNESVNQVKRSPSEAQANFASTLKNAIEDLNHIQLESDKKTEAFASGKIDDLHDVMITAQKSSVTLETTVQVQKKVIDAYNEIMRMQV is encoded by the coding sequence ATGACGATATCAATAATGGGGAATAATGTTACTCCGATTCAACCCAATGAATCAGTCAATCAAGTAAAACGTTCACCTAGTGAAGCGCAAGCGAATTTTGCTTCTACGTTAAAAAATGCGATTGAAGACCTGAATCATATTCAATTAGAGTCGGATAAAAAAACAGAAGCATTTGCAAGTGGGAAAATTGATGATTTGCATGATGTTATGATTACTGCTCAAAAATCAAGTGTAACACTTGAAACTACTGTTCAGGTGCAAAAGAAAGTTATTGACGCATATAACGAAATAATGAGGATGCAAGTATAG
- the flgC gene encoding flagellar basal body rod protein FlgC, which yields MSIFNSMNTSASGLTAQRLRMDIVSSNVANAQSTRATINEDGEFEPYRRKMVTLQSEQNQFKNVLKHATSSSSTSTSGVKATSITEDNTPFNLVYNPQHPDANEQGYVEMPNVDPLKEMVDLMSATRSYEANITAFNASKGMLMKALEIGK from the coding sequence ATGTCCATATTTAATTCTATGAACACAAGTGCGAGTGGATTAACTGCACAGCGATTAAGGATGGATATTGTATCTTCTAACGTTGCCAATGCACAATCTACTAGAGCAACGATAAATGAGGATGGAGAATTTGAACCATATCGAAGAAAGATGGTTACTTTACAATCCGAACAAAATCAGTTTAAAAATGTCTTGAAACATGCAACGTCATCTTCGTCTACATCAACATCAGGTGTAAAAGCAACATCTATTACGGAGGATAATACTCCATTTAATTTAGTGTATAATCCGCAACATCCGGATGCGAATGAACAAGGGTATGTAGAGATGCCAAATGTGGATCCGTTAAAAGAAATGGTTGACTTAATGAGTGCGACCAGATCCTATGAGGCAAATATAACAGCCTTTAATGCTAGTAAAGGTATGTTGATGAAGGCATTAGAAATTGGTAAGTAG
- the xerC gene encoding tyrosine recombinase XerC yields MNQLELYIDTFVEYLQIEKNASPYTVKYYRNDLEIFADFLRSEGLSHIANVTYKDVRIFLTSLYEQELSRRSVSRKISTLRSFYRFLEREGYVEGNPFVQLHLPKTSKPVPGFLYQEELDKLFEVNDITTPLGQRDQALLEMLYGTGIRVSECQNLRLQDIDFAIGTIFVRGKGRKERYVPFGSFAEIALETYLQEGRTKLLEKSNSDTEFIFLNSRGGHLTNRGIRTILNKIVERASLTVHVHPHKLRHTFATHLLNEGADLRSVQELLGHESLSSTQIYTHVTKDHLREAYMKSHPRANGNKS; encoded by the coding sequence ATGAACCAATTAGAATTATATATAGATACATTTGTGGAATATCTGCAAATAGAAAAAAACGCTTCACCTTATACCGTGAAATATTATCGGAATGATCTGGAAATTTTCGCGGATTTCCTCCGTTCAGAGGGGTTATCACATATTGCGAATGTGACATATAAAGATGTACGCATTTTTCTAACTTCTTTATATGAGCAAGAACTTAGTCGTAGGTCCGTTTCAAGAAAGATATCAACCTTAAGAAGTTTTTACCGTTTTCTAGAACGAGAAGGTTATGTAGAAGGAAACCCTTTTGTACAGTTACATCTACCGAAAACAAGTAAACCGGTTCCTGGTTTCCTATATCAAGAGGAATTGGATAAATTGTTTGAAGTTAACGATATAACGACTCCATTAGGGCAAAGAGATCAAGCTTTATTAGAGATGTTATATGGAACTGGAATTCGTGTCAGTGAATGTCAAAACCTGCGTTTACAAGATATTGACTTTGCAATAGGTACTATCTTCGTTCGAGGGAAGGGACGTAAGGAACGTTACGTGCCGTTTGGAAGTTTTGCTGAAATAGCGTTAGAGACCTATCTTCAGGAAGGAAGAACTAAGTTACTGGAAAAAAGTAACTCAGACACGGAATTTATTTTCTTAAATTCCCGTGGAGGACATCTAACCAATCGAGGAATTCGTACCATTTTAAATAAAATCGTCGAAAGAGCCTCTTTGACTGTACATGTACATCCTCATAAGTTGAGACATACATTTGCAACGCATCTATTAAATGAGGGTGCTGATCTTAGATCCGTACAGGAGTTGCTCGGCCATGAAAGCCTATCCTCGACACAAATATATACACATGTGACAAAAGACCATTTGCGGGAAGCTTATATGAAAAGCCACCCAAGAGCAAATGGCAACAAAAGCTGA
- the dprA gene encoding DNA-processing protein DprA has translation MDLLKTKIVHLSRCRSITRSLLRNILQLDPSLKITYQSSANQLSSWLQIPLKKAEYFYSDLHNVALQKQVIRDMQLYQTVTIVDEYYPPMLNTIKDGPIVLYAIGDIDILKKLPSLSVIGTRKPTAQAQRKMEIILPLIQQGWIIVSGMARGIDSFAHQMTLHHNGKTIAVLGGGFHHIYPREHLSLFHEITQKGLVLTEYPPDQPPIRHQFPERNRIISGLTMGTLVIEAMKRSGTLITVDQALDQGREVFAVPGNPWVQQTKGCHQMIQDGAKLVQETNDIIIEFEGMLLEN, from the coding sequence TTGGATTTATTGAAAACAAAAATTGTCCATCTTTCTAGATGTCGTTCTATTACCCGGTCATTACTTCGGAACATTCTTCAACTTGATCCTTCATTAAAAATAACCTATCAATCCTCTGCGAATCAACTTTCCTCTTGGTTGCAAATCCCCCTAAAAAAAGCAGAATATTTTTATTCTGACCTTCATAATGTAGCTTTACAAAAACAAGTAATTAGAGATATGCAACTGTATCAAACTGTAACCATAGTTGACGAATATTATCCACCTATGTTAAATACTATTAAGGACGGCCCTATCGTTTTATATGCAATAGGTGATATAGATATTTTAAAGAAATTACCTAGTTTAAGTGTAATTGGTACTCGAAAACCTACAGCACAAGCTCAAAGAAAGATGGAAATTATTTTACCTCTAATTCAACAAGGGTGGATAATTGTAAGTGGTATGGCAAGAGGGATTGATAGTTTTGCTCATCAGATGACATTACATCACAATGGAAAAACAATCGCTGTTTTAGGCGGAGGATTTCATCATATTTATCCAAGAGAACATTTATCGCTATTCCATGAAATAACCCAAAAAGGATTAGTACTTACAGAATATCCGCCAGATCAACCACCAATCCGTCATCAATTTCCAGAGAGGAATCGAATCATTAGTGGATTAACGATGGGAACGCTGGTTATTGAAGCGATGAAGCGAAGTGGTACACTTATTACCGTAGATCAGGCTCTTGATCAAGGTAGAGAAGTATTTGCGGTACCAGGTAATCCTTGGGTGCAACAAACAAAAGGATGTCATCAAATGATACAAGATGGTGCAAAATTAGTTCAAGAAACGAACGATATTATTATAGAATTCGAAGGAATGTTACTTGAAAATTAA
- the hslU gene encoding HslU--HslV peptidase ATPase subunit: MGMDYTPRQIVEQLDQFIVGQKQAKKSVAVALRNRYRRMKLDEGFRDEIVPKNILMIGPTGVGKTEIARRLAKLVGAPFIKVEATKFTEVGYVGRDVESMVRDLVEMAVRMVKEEKMAGVMNEAEEEANKRLVKLLVPESKKKPAMKNPFEMLFQSDGSDGDDETTEQDSHDEIRSKRKRIAHQLALGELEDHIVSVEIDEVPPSMFDMLQGSGMEQMGMNMQDAFGQFMPKKKKKRNLPVSEARKVLTQQEAQKLVDMDEVAQEATSRAEGSGIIFIDEIDKVAGKQENAANVSREGVQRDILPIVEGSTVVTKHGTVKTDHMLFVAAGAFHMSKPSDLIPELQGRFPIRVELEKLTVEDFKRILTEPSNALIKQYQLMLQTEGINVEFTDEAIERLAEIAYQVNQNTDNIGARRLHTILEKLLEDLSYEAPEITMEKVEITVGYVDDKLSSIVQDKDLSQFIL, encoded by the coding sequence ATGGGAATGGATTATACCCCAAGGCAAATTGTTGAGCAGTTAGACCAGTTTATTGTTGGTCAAAAGCAAGCAAAAAAATCAGTAGCGGTTGCTCTCCGTAATCGTTACCGGAGAATGAAGTTAGACGAAGGGTTCCGTGATGAAATTGTCCCTAAAAACATTCTCATGATTGGTCCAACCGGTGTAGGAAAAACAGAAATTGCTAGAAGACTTGCAAAATTGGTGGGAGCACCTTTTATAAAAGTTGAAGCAACAAAATTTACTGAGGTTGGGTATGTTGGTAGAGATGTAGAATCCATGGTAAGAGATTTAGTTGAAATGGCAGTACGAATGGTAAAAGAAGAAAAAATGGCTGGAGTAATGAATGAAGCTGAGGAAGAAGCTAATAAAAGATTAGTAAAACTATTAGTTCCAGAATCAAAAAAGAAACCAGCAATGAAAAATCCATTCGAAATGTTATTCCAATCAGATGGCTCCGATGGAGATGACGAAACGACGGAACAAGATTCGCATGATGAAATTCGTTCGAAACGAAAAAGAATTGCACATCAATTAGCTCTCGGAGAGCTTGAGGATCACATAGTTTCTGTAGAGATTGATGAAGTTCCACCATCCATGTTTGATATGTTGCAAGGATCGGGTATGGAGCAGATGGGAATGAATATGCAAGATGCTTTTGGTCAGTTTATGCCAAAGAAAAAGAAAAAAAGAAATTTACCAGTTTCAGAAGCTCGTAAAGTGCTTACGCAACAAGAAGCTCAAAAGCTGGTAGATATGGATGAAGTAGCACAAGAAGCTACTAGTCGCGCAGAAGGATCGGGTATTATCTTTATTGATGAGATTGATAAAGTAGCTGGAAAGCAAGAGAATGCTGCAAATGTGTCTAGAGAAGGTGTACAACGAGACATTTTGCCAATTGTTGAAGGTTCTACTGTTGTAACAAAACATGGAACTGTAAAAACAGATCATATGTTATTTGTTGCTGCTGGTGCTTTTCATATGTCAAAACCATCCGATCTAATACCTGAACTGCAAGGGAGATTTCCAATTCGAGTAGAACTTGAGAAATTAACGGTGGAGGATTTCAAACGAATTTTAACCGAACCTTCCAATGCTTTAATTAAGCAATATCAACTTATGCTGCAAACAGAAGGTATAAATGTTGAGTTTACTGACGAGGCTATAGAAAGGCTAGCAGAAATTGCTTATCAAGTAAATCAAAACACGGATAATATTGGTGCTCGACGATTACATACGATATTAGAAAAGCTATTAGAAGATTTATCGTATGAGGCACCAGAAATAACAATGGAAAAAGTTGAAATTACAGTTGGTTATGTCGATGATAAACTATCATCTATTGTTCAAGATAAAGATTTAAGCCAATTCATACTATAA
- the sucD gene encoding succinate--CoA ligase subunit alpha — MSVYINKDTKVIVQGITGGTARFHTKQMLEYGTKIVAGVTPKKGGTEVEGVPVYNTVKDAVDATGATASVIYVPAPFAADAILEATDAELDLVICITEHIPVMDMVKVKRYMEGKKTRLVGPNCPGVITADETKIGIMPGYIHKKGHIGVVSRSGTLTYEAVHQLSEAGYGQTTAVGIGGDPVNGTNFIDVLDAFNQDPETEAVIMIGEIGGTAEEEAAEWVKANMNKPVVGFIGGATAPPGKRMGHAGAIISGGKGTADEKIRTMEAAGIKVADTPAVMGETMIKALKENGLDEKCKTH; from the coding sequence ATGAGTGTTTATATTAATAAAGATACAAAAGTGATTGTCCAAGGAATTACTGGTGGCACTGCACGTTTTCACACAAAACAAATGCTAGAATACGGTACAAAAATCGTTGCAGGTGTAACGCCTAAAAAAGGAGGTACAGAAGTTGAGGGAGTACCGGTATATAATACGGTTAAAGATGCTGTAGACGCTACTGGTGCTACTGCTTCAGTTATTTATGTGCCTGCACCTTTTGCGGCTGATGCTATTTTAGAAGCAACGGATGCAGAATTAGATCTAGTTATTTGTATCACGGAACATATTCCTGTTATGGACATGGTAAAAGTGAAGCGTTATATGGAAGGCAAGAAAACTCGCCTTGTGGGTCCAAACTGTCCTGGTGTAATCACTGCAGATGAAACCAAAATAGGAATTATGCCTGGATATATCCACAAGAAAGGTCATATCGGTGTAGTTTCCCGTTCTGGAACATTAACATATGAAGCTGTACATCAACTGTCTGAAGCCGGTTATGGCCAAACTACAGCAGTCGGTATCGGTGGAGACCCTGTAAATGGCACGAACTTTATCGATGTGTTGGATGCATTTAATCAGGATCCAGAAACAGAAGCAGTAATCATGATTGGTGAAATCGGCGGTACTGCAGAAGAAGAAGCTGCTGAATGGGTGAAGGCAAATATGAATAAACCTGTTGTTGGCTTTATTGGTGGAGCAACTGCACCTCCTGGAAAACGTATGGGACATGCTGGTGCAATCATCTCTGGCGGAAAAGGTACGGCGGATGAGAAAATACGTACGATGGAAGCCGCAGGCATTAAAGTAGCAGATACTCCTGCTGTTATGGGTGAAACAATGATTAAAGCATTAAAAGAAAATGGTTTAGATGAAAAATGTAAAACACATTAA
- the codY gene encoding GTP-sensing pleiotropic transcriptional regulator CodY translates to MDLLSRARKINAMLQTATGKSVNFNEMSASLRDVIRGNVYIVSRRGKLLGFAVNQEIENERMKSMLEERQFPEEYTRGLHDIRETTPNLDIESTHTVFPVENKELFKDGLTTIVPIIGGGERLGTLILGRVNESFSDDDLLLGEYGATVVGMEILHEKTEEIEMEARSKAVVQMAISSLSYSELEAIDHIFEELNGKEGLLVASKIADRVGITRSVIVNALRKLESAGVIESRSLGMKGTYIKVLNDKFLVELEKLRSR, encoded by the coding sequence ATGGATTTATTAAGTAGAGCAAGAAAAATCAATGCAATGTTACAAACAGCAACAGGAAAGTCAGTGAATTTTAACGAAATGTCTGCATCGTTACGCGACGTTATTCGTGGTAATGTTTATATTGTAAGTAGACGTGGGAAATTATTAGGTTTTGCTGTAAATCAAGAGATTGAGAACGAGCGTATGAAATCAATGCTGGAAGAGCGTCAATTCCCAGAAGAATATACAAGAGGATTACACGATATTCGTGAAACTACTCCAAACTTGGATATCGAAAGTACTCATACCGTTTTCCCAGTAGAAAATAAAGAATTATTTAAAGATGGACTTACTACAATTGTCCCAATTATCGGTGGTGGAGAACGTCTAGGTACGTTAATTCTAGGAAGAGTTAATGAAAGCTTTAGTGATGATGACTTACTATTAGGTGAATATGGTGCAACAGTGGTAGGAATGGAAATTCTTCATGAGAAAACCGAAGAAATTGAAATGGAAGCACGTAGCAAAGCTGTAGTACAAATGGCGATTAGTTCCCTTTCTTACAGTGAATTAGAAGCTATCGACCATATCTTCGAAGAACTAAACGGTAAAGAAGGATTGCTTGTTGCTAGTAAAATCGCAGATCGCGTTGGAATTACTCGTTCCGTAATTGTTAATGCACTACGTAAGTTAGAGAGTGCTGGAGTAATTGAGTCTCGTTCGCTTGGTATGAAAGGTACGTACATTAAAGTACTAAATGATAAATTCTTAGTAGAATTAGAAAAATTACGTTCAAGATAA
- the flgB gene encoding flagellar basal body rod protein FlgB: MDLFSGTISQLQHSLDYSTAKNNAISNNISNVDTPGYKSQNVVFKNTLENAMSTIDAKRTNDRHLTFDQTSSSPYRHITNQSTTYNHNGNNVDVDKEMAELAKNQIYYNGLIDRINGKFGSLQTVIRGGN, from the coding sequence GTGGATTTATTTTCAGGAACTATATCTCAATTACAGCATTCACTAGATTATTCAACAGCAAAGAATAATGCAATTTCTAATAATATTTCAAATGTAGATACACCGGGATACAAATCACAAAATGTTGTTTTCAAAAATACATTAGAAAATGCAATGTCTACAATAGATGCGAAAAGAACAAATGATCGTCATCTGACGTTTGATCAAACATCCTCATCACCTTATCGACACATTACAAATCAATCTACTACATACAACCATAATGGAAATAACGTTGATGTTGATAAAGAAATGGCGGAACTTGCCAAAAATCAAATTTACTATAACGGATTGATAGATCGAATAAATGGTAAGTTTGGCAGTTTGCAAACTGTAATAAGAGGAGGTAACTAG
- a CDS encoding EscU/YscU/HrcU family type III secretion system export apparatus switch protein: MKEKRHKAAALRYNQDSDVAPKVTATGKGLVADEIIKRATENNIPVMKDESLIEILAELNINESIPDELYMAVAEVFAFVYQADKEFENNNS, from the coding sequence ATGAAAGAAAAACGACATAAGGCAGCAGCACTTCGTTATAACCAAGATAGTGATGTAGCTCCAAAAGTTACTGCAACGGGAAAGGGATTAGTTGCAGATGAAATTATAAAGCGAGCAACAGAAAATAATATTCCGGTTATGAAGGATGAATCGTTGATAGAAATACTTGCAGAATTAAACATAAATGAATCTATCCCAGATGAGTTATACATGGCAGTCGCTGAAGTATTTGCATTTGTCTATCAAGCAGATAAAGAATTTGAGAATAATAACTCATAA